In a genomic window of Candidatus Manganitrophaceae bacterium:
- the surE gene encoding 5'/3'-nucleotidase SurE codes for MLATNDDGVHSPGLIQLAEALREVGKVIVIAPDRERSAAGHALTLHKPLRADEIRPGVFSVNGTPTDCVNLGVLYLMKESRPDLIVSGINKGGNLGDDVTYSGTVSAAMEGTLLGVPSIAFSQLGEGHFHFEAAARFAVGLSRLVLEKGLSKEVFLNVNVPTLSPAEIKGVRITTLGKRVFNDSTIIANTDPRGRRYFWIGLNGMTWEQRKNTDQQAVEQGEISVTPLHLDLTHHETIERLSSWREQLSAEIKNR; via the coding sequence ATTTTGGCGACGAACGACGACGGCGTTCACTCGCCGGGGTTGATTCAATTGGCAGAGGCGCTTCGAGAGGTCGGAAAGGTGATCGTGATCGCGCCCGATCGAGAGCGGAGTGCGGCGGGCCACGCGCTCACCCTTCACAAGCCGCTTCGCGCCGATGAGATCCGTCCGGGGGTCTTCAGCGTCAACGGCACCCCGACCGACTGTGTTAACCTCGGCGTTCTTTATTTGATGAAAGAGTCGCGTCCCGACCTGATCGTCTCGGGGATCAATAAAGGGGGGAATCTCGGGGACGATGTGACCTACTCCGGGACCGTCTCGGCGGCGATGGAGGGGACGCTGTTGGGGGTTCCTTCGATCGCGTTTTCCCAGCTGGGGGAGGGCCATTTTCATTTTGAGGCGGCGGCCCGATTCGCCGTCGGCTTATCGCGATTGGTCTTGGAAAAAGGGCTCTCGAAAGAGGTCTTCCTTAATGTGAACGTTCCAACGCTGAGCCCCGCCGAGATCAAGGGGGTCCGGATCACCACGCTCGGAAAGCGGGTCTTCAACGACAGCACGATCATTGCAAACACCGACCCCCGCGGCAGGAGATACTTTTGGATCGGGCTGAACGGCATGACCTGGGAGCAGCGGAAGAACACCGACCAGCAGGCGGTCGAACAGGGAGAGATTTCGGTGACCCCGCTTCATCTCGATCTCACCCATCATGAAACCATTGAACGGCTGAGCTCCTGGAGAGAGCAGCTCTCCGCGGAGATAAAGAATCGATGA